One stretch of Girardinichthys multiradiatus isolate DD_20200921_A chromosome 2, DD_fGirMul_XY1, whole genome shotgun sequence DNA includes these proteins:
- the LOC124878970 gene encoding calcitonin gene-related peptide-like isoform X3, which translates to MVMLKISAFLIAYALVICQMYCSQAAPARPGLESMSDRVTLTDYEARRLLNAIVKEFVQMTAEELEQQATEGNSVTAQKRACNTATCVTHRLADFLSRSGGMGNSNFVPTNVGAKAFGRRRRSIQM; encoded by the exons ATGGTTATGTTGAAGATCTCTGCTTTCCTCATTGCCTACGCCCTGGTCATCTGCCAGATGTACTGCTCACAAGCCGCCCCTGCCAG ACCAGGTTTAGAGTCAATGTCAGACCGAGTCACGCTCACGGACTACGAGGCGCGAAGGTTATTGAACGCCATAGTCAAGGAGTTTGTACAGATGACAGCAGAGGAGCTGGAACAGCAGGCGACTGAGGGAAACAG CGTTACAGCACAGAAGCGAGCCTGCAACACGGCCACGTGCGTGACCCATCGCCTGGCGGACTTCCTCAGCCGATCGGGGGGAATGGGCAACAGCAACTTTGTCCCCACCAACGTTGGTGCTAAGGCCTTCGGCAGGCGAAGGAGAAGCATCCAGATGTGA
- the LOC124878970 gene encoding calcitonin gene-related peptide-like isoform X2 — protein sequence MVMLKISAFLIAYALVICQMYCSQAAPARPGLESMSDRVTLTDYEARRLLNAIVKEFVQMTAEELEQQATEGNSSVTAQKRACNTATCVTHRLADFLSRSGGMGNSNFVPTNVGAKAFGRRRRSIQM from the exons ATGGTTATGTTGAAGATCTCTGCTTTCCTCATTGCCTACGCCCTGGTCATCTGCCAGATGTACTGCTCACAAGCCGCCCCTGCCAG ACCAGGTTTAGAGTCAATGTCAGACCGAGTCACGCTCACGGACTACGAGGCGCGAAGGTTATTGAACGCCATAGTCAAGGAGTTTGTACAGATGACAGCAGAGGAGCTGGAACAGCAGGCGACTGAGGGAAACAG CAGCGTTACAGCACAGAAGCGAGCCTGCAACACGGCCACGTGCGTGACCCATCGCCTGGCGGACTTCCTCAGCCGATCGGGGGGAATGGGCAACAGCAACTTTGTCCCCACCAACGTTGGTGCTAAGGCCTTCGGCAGGCGAAGGAGAAGCATCCAGATGTGA
- the LOC124878970 gene encoding calcitonin-1-like isoform X1 has protein sequence MVMLKISAFLIAYALVICQMYCSQAAPARPGLESMSDRVTLTDYEARRLLNAIVKEFVQMTAEELEQQATEGNSMDRPLTKRCSNLSTCVLGKLSQELHKLQTFPRTNVGAGTPGKKRSAPERDSYANYADTFDSI, from the exons ATGGTTATGTTGAAGATCTCTGCTTTCCTCATTGCCTACGCCCTGGTCATCTGCCAGATGTACTGCTCACAAGCCGCCCCTGCCAG ACCAGGTTTAGAGTCAATGTCAGACCGAGTCACGCTCACGGACTACGAGGCGCGAAGGTTATTGAACGCCATAGTCAAGGAGTTTGTACAGATGACAGCAGAGGAGCTGGAACAGCAGGCGACTGAGGGAAACAG CATGGACAGGCCCCTAACCAAGCGCTGTTCCAACCTCAGCACTTGTGTGCTTGGCAAACTGTCTCAGGAGCTGCACAAGTTGCAGACATTTCCCCGCACGAACGTGGGAGCGGGAACGCCCGGCAAGAAGCGCAGTGCTCCTGAGAGGGACAGCTATGCAAACTACGCCGACACGTTTGACAGCATCTAA